In the genome of Microbacterium saperdae, one region contains:
- a CDS encoding arylsulfatase, whose translation MPGGKPNILVIWGDDIGISNLSCYSDGLMGYRTPNIDRIAEEGMRFTDSYGEQSCTAGRASFITGQSVFRTGLSKVGMAGADIGLRAEDVTIAEVLKPHGYATGQFGKNHLGDKNEFLPTVHGFDEFFGNLYHLNAEEEPEAANWPSPEEFPGFNDRARPRGVLHSWATDEYDDTVDGRYGPRGKQRIEDTGPLTRKRMETIDEVFAEAAQDFIGRAVESETPFFAWVNTTHMHFRTHPKPESIGQAGRWQSEYHDTMIDHDRVVGSLLDQLDELGIADDTIVIYSTDNGPHMNTWPDGGMTPFRSEKNTNWEGAFRIPELIRWPGHIEAGSISNEIVQHHDWLPTFLAAVGDTTTVDELKKGKQIGDTTYKVHIDGYNLLPYLTGAVDKSPRKGLIYFSDDGDVLALRFDNWKVVFMEQRVQGTLQVWMEPFVALRVPKLFNLRTDPYERADQTSNTYFDWLFENDFLILAATSLVSQFLDTFEEFPPRQKAATFSIDQAVAKLEAFLAGGD comes from the coding sequence ATGCCCGGAGGCAAGCCCAACATCCTGGTCATCTGGGGAGATGACATCGGCATCTCGAATCTCAGCTGCTACAGCGACGGCCTGATGGGGTACCGGACGCCGAACATCGATCGCATCGCCGAGGAGGGCATGCGCTTCACCGACTCCTACGGCGAGCAGAGCTGCACCGCCGGTCGCGCGTCGTTCATCACGGGTCAGAGCGTGTTCCGCACCGGCCTGAGCAAGGTCGGCATGGCGGGCGCCGACATCGGACTCCGCGCCGAGGACGTGACGATCGCCGAGGTCCTCAAGCCCCACGGGTACGCGACGGGCCAGTTCGGTAAGAACCACCTCGGTGACAAGAACGAATTCCTGCCCACCGTGCACGGTTTCGACGAGTTCTTCGGCAACCTGTACCACCTGAACGCCGAAGAGGAGCCGGAGGCGGCGAACTGGCCCTCTCCCGAGGAGTTCCCCGGCTTCAACGACCGCGCTCGACCACGCGGGGTGCTGCACAGCTGGGCGACGGATGAATACGACGACACGGTCGACGGCCGCTACGGCCCCCGGGGCAAGCAGCGCATCGAGGACACGGGGCCGCTCACGCGCAAGCGGATGGAGACGATCGACGAGGTGTTCGCCGAGGCTGCGCAGGACTTCATCGGCCGCGCGGTGGAGAGCGAGACACCGTTCTTCGCATGGGTGAACACGACGCACATGCACTTCCGCACGCACCCCAAGCCCGAGAGCATCGGCCAGGCCGGGCGCTGGCAGTCGGAGTATCACGACACGATGATCGATCACGACAGGGTCGTCGGGAGCCTGCTCGACCAGCTCGACGAACTCGGCATCGCTGACGACACGATCGTGATCTACTCCACCGACAACGGCCCGCACATGAACACGTGGCCCGATGGCGGCATGACCCCCTTCCGCAGCGAGAAGAACACGAACTGGGAGGGCGCATTCCGCATTCCCGAGCTCATCCGCTGGCCCGGCCACATCGAGGCGGGGAGCATCTCGAATGAGATCGTCCAGCACCACGACTGGCTGCCGACCTTCCTCGCCGCGGTCGGAGACACGACGACGGTCGACGAGCTGAAGAAGGGCAAGCAGATCGGGGACACCACGTACAAGGTGCACATCGACGGCTACAACCTTCTGCCGTACCTGACCGGAGCGGTGGACAAGAGCCCGCGCAAGGGGCTCATCTACTTCTCGGACGACGGCGACGTACTCGCACTGCGCTTCGACAACTGGAAGGTCGTCTTCATGGAGCAGCGGGTGCAGGGCACACTGCAGGTGTGGATGGAGCCGTTCGTCGCCCTGCGTGTGCCGAAGCTGTTCAATCTGCGCACGGATCCTTACGAACGGGCGGATCAGACCTCGAACACCTACTTCGACTGGCTGTTCGAGAACGACTTCCTGATCCTCGCCGCGACCAGCCTGGTATCGCAGTTCCTGGACACTTTCGAGGAGTTCCCTCCGCGGCAGAAGGCGGCCACGTTCAGCATCGATCAGGCCGTCGCGAAGCTCGAGGCCTTCCTCGCAGGAGGCGATTGA
- a CDS encoding DUF998 domain-containing protein produces the protein MKNPMSPDLLDVARSAGGPRERAREAIGLQISITAFVVVGLVALPAFGLGSAPIAGAGSVGQFAAIASAATAIVVFVLGRIVVADRSRSRRTSVLEVIDTGAVAFAHAVIALLGWTLVATILEQGFTGAVVFPVPVLLLSAAAAGVTAYVVYFSATHMDLQLLAVILAVFLVFGVVASMLTASDPLWWKDNLSALGMTDDLSARTFNLTLIVAGILVTTLARTATQGIPTPNPRGVTGVRTCLVVVGIFLGLVGVFPVDQYFALHTGVASGMVVTFAVLVIALRSWVPGVSRTFLLLGYVFILAILVLSVLFAVGYYTLTAVELVAGTLVFTWIILFIRTADALTRDIAVTTSR, from the coding sequence ATGAAGAACCCGATGAGTCCTGACCTCCTCGATGTCGCACGCTCGGCGGGCGGCCCTCGGGAGCGCGCGCGAGAGGCGATCGGACTGCAGATCTCCATCACCGCGTTCGTCGTGGTCGGTCTCGTCGCGCTGCCCGCCTTCGGGCTGGGTTCGGCGCCCATCGCGGGCGCCGGGTCGGTCGGGCAGTTCGCGGCGATCGCCTCCGCCGCCACCGCGATCGTCGTCTTCGTGCTCGGCCGTATCGTCGTCGCCGACCGGAGTCGTTCGAGGCGCACCTCGGTGCTCGAGGTCATCGACACAGGGGCGGTGGCCTTCGCGCACGCGGTGATCGCGCTGCTGGGATGGACGCTGGTGGCGACGATCCTGGAGCAGGGCTTCACCGGTGCGGTCGTCTTCCCTGTTCCGGTCCTGCTGCTGTCCGCGGCCGCTGCCGGAGTCACCGCCTACGTCGTGTACTTCTCCGCGACGCACATGGATCTGCAGCTGTTGGCCGTCATCCTGGCCGTCTTCCTCGTGTTCGGTGTGGTGGCGAGCATGCTCACCGCGAGCGACCCGCTGTGGTGGAAGGACAACCTGAGCGCACTGGGGATGACAGACGACCTCTCTGCGCGCACGTTCAATCTCACGCTGATCGTGGCGGGGATCCTCGTGACGACACTCGCGCGCACCGCGACGCAGGGGATACCGACGCCGAATCCGCGCGGCGTCACCGGTGTGCGCACCTGCCTCGTGGTCGTCGGGATCTTCCTCGGACTGGTCGGCGTCTTCCCCGTGGATCAGTACTTCGCGCTGCATACGGGCGTGGCATCGGGGATGGTGGTGACCTTCGCGGTGCTGGTGATCGCGCTGCGCTCGTGGGTCCCCGGGGTGTCTCGTACGTTCCTGCTCCTGGGCTACGTCTTCATCCTCGCGATCCTGGTGCTGTCGGTGCTCTTCGCGGTCGGCTACTACACGCTCACTGCCGTCGAACTCGTCGCCGGAACGCTGGTCTTCACCTGGATCATCCTGTTCATCCGCACCGCTGACGCGCTCACGCGCGACATCGCGGTGACGACCTCACGGTGA
- a CDS encoding formylglycine-generating enzyme family protein, whose product MELATGVSNLSAVDRLVRLDGGEFGMGSDQHYPEEAPAHRVRVDGFRLGAAAVTNREYAAFVRASGYRTVAERPLDPADFPDAPAENLLPGSMVFTGTPGPVDLRHLSQWWAWTPGANWRRPFGAGSTIGDAAEHPVVHIAHEDAVAYAEWADARLPTEAEWEFAARGGLDGARFTWGDEPESGDDRRANYWHGDFPWRAERGYGSTAPVGSFPPNAYGLFDMAGNVWEWTSDWYQDYGDAGGCCAPSNPRGGTREGSLEPSGRFPVPRKTVKGGSFLCADSYCRRYRPAARRGQMIDTGMSHIGFRIARSI is encoded by the coding sequence ATTGAGCTGGCTACGGGCGTCTCGAACCTCTCCGCCGTCGATCGCCTCGTGCGGCTCGACGGCGGGGAGTTCGGCATGGGCTCTGATCAGCACTACCCGGAAGAGGCACCGGCGCACCGGGTACGGGTCGATGGGTTCCGGCTCGGTGCGGCTGCCGTCACCAATCGCGAGTATGCGGCGTTCGTGCGGGCATCCGGCTACCGCACGGTCGCGGAGCGCCCTCTCGATCCCGCTGACTTCCCCGATGCCCCCGCCGAGAACCTGCTGCCTGGGTCGATGGTGTTCACGGGTACCCCCGGCCCCGTCGACCTCCGTCATCTGAGCCAGTGGTGGGCATGGACGCCGGGCGCGAACTGGCGCCGTCCCTTCGGGGCGGGCTCGACCATCGGAGACGCCGCCGAGCATCCGGTCGTGCACATCGCCCATGAGGATGCGGTCGCATACGCCGAGTGGGCGGATGCGCGCCTGCCGACCGAGGCGGAGTGGGAGTTCGCGGCACGCGGTGGACTCGACGGTGCGCGGTTCACGTGGGGCGACGAGCCCGAGAGCGGAGACGATCGGCGCGCGAACTACTGGCACGGAGATTTCCCCTGGCGCGCGGAGCGGGGCTATGGATCAACGGCGCCGGTCGGCTCCTTCCCCCCGAACGCCTACGGACTCTTCGACATGGCCGGCAACGTCTGGGAGTGGACATCGGACTGGTATCAGGACTACGGCGACGCGGGGGGATGCTGTGCCCCGTCGAATCCCCGAGGCGGAACCCGGGAGGGGAGCCTGGAGCCGTCCGGACGTTTCCCGGTGCCGCGGAAGACCGTGAAGGGCGGGTCTTTCCTGTGCGCCGACAGCTACTGCCGCCGCTACCGACCGGCTGCACGTCGCGGGCAGATGATCGATACCGGTATGAGCCACATCGGATTCCGGATCGCGCGCAGCATATGA
- a CDS encoding DUF6325 family protein — MVDVTLRALGDVEFFVVRLDTDHLSPHALEALLRQVEAGAVRILDLLLIRRPALQEFSLSEVDADEFALAGLGLQTPGIVCEDDVRHFAAALPVGSSAMLVLVEPTWAEQFSADLTFHGEAIMATQLIPAAIANAVLDATITTS; from the coding sequence GTGGTCGATGTGACGCTGCGCGCGCTCGGCGATGTCGAGTTCTTCGTCGTACGGTTGGACACCGACCACCTCAGCCCGCATGCGCTGGAGGCGCTGCTGCGGCAGGTGGAAGCCGGGGCCGTGCGCATCCTCGACCTCCTCCTCATCCGCCGACCGGCGCTTCAGGAGTTCAGTCTCAGTGAGGTGGACGCCGACGAGTTCGCGCTCGCCGGGCTCGGCCTCCAGACGCCGGGGATCGTGTGCGAGGATGACGTCCGCCACTTCGCCGCGGCGCTGCCCGTCGGCTCTTCCGCCATGCTCGTCCTGGTGGAGCCCACCTGGGCTGAGCAGTTCTCCGCGGATCTGACCTTCCACGGTGAGGCGATCATGGCGACCCAGCTCATCCCGGCGGCCATCGCGAACGCCGTCCTCGACGCGACGATCACGACGTCCTGA
- a CDS encoding LuxR C-terminal-related transcriptional regulator: MIRRTRVTSAITRAVELNPVTVISAPSGFGKTLAVAEWASDEDEVAWLALNSYDSDPSRLAQGVIDALNVSADRAGRMPPFPRDLDDPAHAYQEICRVFGDVKSTIHLVVDDAHRAGEDWRRGLLGMLAEQAPDQLRIVLVGTTLLEVTSSRQRLMSPGSFVGADVLSFTAPEVGQLQEGEAHGLAADSILEETRGWPIAVRLMMIGGRRPDSDAAIASAFLGDYVREHVLDALPADIARFVLDASVCLEITGDLATAVTGDPHAPELLDTCVMLGLFLDKFEGPHCPVYRWHAAFARQCSDILRSDPQRAAACHRRAAAHLEDSDPIAAITHSLSAGDYGRARFTLLNHWVGLVVGSSAAEVERTATDMLRRHPDDAEVLLVRAGASDVLGDHHVARQLFHRARGLIDQVDPTRAPAVLQLARLFIADERDQLAEASADVRRMLLHADSTALSDRAAINYLMGWTEIRYRGDPTIPVEYFAAAAREAQSSGDEELSKRAFGHLAFGQTWAGQLRAARVSLAEVDDADDVRLPWSTYAGGSAAAAAGYVAYWSGEVDDAISIFGTVLLNGRADRSFTSIARMMIAYAAAETGDVAACRRAAIGVQEIPLEVEHGISWPTFRESAISLLEEAVGRSDRALQLAKRNVQCQDLPIVCVALAGVFRRAGEYATALEMLRGLRTFADVSYVKVATMTTAAVLRRHAGHHEAAHELCETVLAVASAENIRLPFGPREIAVRKLLHEHVHFGTQFEDFIGSCLAVEVSGSLVDSLSEREHDVYQQLQTARTLPEIAKVLQLSINTVKTHQRSIYRKLGVSSRRDAVQTTV, from the coding sequence GTGATCCGCCGGACGCGGGTCACGTCAGCGATCACGCGAGCCGTCGAGCTCAACCCGGTGACGGTGATCAGCGCGCCGAGCGGTTTCGGGAAGACCCTGGCCGTGGCGGAATGGGCGTCGGACGAGGACGAGGTCGCCTGGCTCGCACTGAACTCGTACGACTCCGACCCCTCGCGTCTCGCGCAGGGAGTCATCGACGCGCTGAACGTCTCCGCCGATCGAGCGGGGCGCATGCCGCCGTTCCCGCGCGACCTGGACGACCCCGCTCATGCCTATCAGGAGATCTGCCGCGTCTTCGGCGACGTGAAGAGCACCATTCACCTCGTCGTCGACGACGCCCATCGTGCCGGTGAGGACTGGCGGCGCGGTCTGCTGGGCATGCTCGCGGAGCAGGCGCCCGACCAGCTGCGGATCGTGCTGGTCGGCACCACTCTGCTCGAGGTGACATCGTCGCGCCAGCGACTCATGAGCCCGGGTTCTTTCGTGGGCGCGGATGTGCTCAGCTTCACCGCTCCCGAGGTGGGACAGCTCCAAGAGGGGGAGGCTCACGGTCTCGCGGCCGACTCCATCCTGGAGGAGACGCGGGGGTGGCCGATCGCCGTGCGATTGATGATGATCGGGGGGAGACGACCCGACTCGGATGCGGCGATCGCCTCCGCGTTCCTGGGGGACTACGTGCGCGAGCATGTCCTGGATGCGCTCCCCGCCGACATCGCGCGGTTCGTCTTGGATGCGAGCGTCTGCCTGGAGATCACCGGTGACCTGGCGACTGCCGTGACCGGGGATCCGCACGCACCCGAACTGCTCGACACCTGCGTCATGCTCGGGCTGTTCCTCGACAAGTTCGAAGGCCCGCACTGCCCGGTGTATCGCTGGCACGCGGCGTTCGCCCGTCAGTGCTCGGACATCCTCCGCTCTGATCCCCAACGCGCCGCCGCATGCCATCGTCGGGCGGCCGCTCATCTGGAGGACTCCGACCCCATCGCGGCGATCACGCACTCGCTCAGTGCCGGGGACTACGGCCGCGCGCGATTCACGCTCCTGAACCACTGGGTGGGCCTCGTCGTCGGCTCATCGGCCGCCGAGGTCGAGCGCACGGCGACCGACATGCTGCGACGCCATCCCGACGATGCCGAGGTGCTGCTGGTCAGGGCCGGTGCGAGCGACGTGCTCGGCGATCACCACGTCGCAAGGCAACTCTTCCACCGCGCCCGCGGCCTGATCGACCAGGTCGATCCCACGCGCGCTCCTGCGGTCCTGCAGCTCGCTCGTCTGTTCATCGCGGACGAACGCGATCAACTGGCCGAAGCCAGCGCCGATGTGCGCAGGATGCTGCTGCACGCGGATTCGACGGCACTGAGCGATCGCGCCGCGATCAACTACCTGATGGGCTGGACCGAGATCCGCTATCGCGGCGACCCGACGATCCCTGTGGAGTACTTCGCCGCCGCTGCGCGGGAGGCCCAGAGCTCCGGCGACGAAGAACTCTCGAAGCGCGCGTTCGGACATCTCGCGTTCGGGCAGACTTGGGCCGGCCAGCTCCGTGCGGCGCGGGTGTCGCTCGCCGAGGTGGATGACGCCGACGACGTGCGTCTGCCATGGAGCACGTACGCCGGAGGAAGCGCCGCGGCGGCCGCGGGGTACGTCGCGTACTGGTCCGGCGAAGTGGATGATGCGATCAGCATCTTCGGCACCGTGCTCCTGAACGGACGGGCAGACAGATCCTTCACGAGCATCGCCCGCATGATGATCGCCTACGCGGCCGCAGAGACGGGGGACGTCGCCGCCTGCCGTCGTGCCGCCATCGGGGTGCAGGAGATCCCGCTCGAGGTCGAGCACGGGATCTCATGGCCGACGTTCCGCGAGTCGGCGATCAGCCTTCTCGAAGAAGCGGTCGGACGGTCGGACCGGGCGCTGCAGCTGGCGAAGAGGAACGTGCAGTGCCAGGACCTCCCGATCGTCTGCGTGGCGCTCGCCGGAGTCTTCCGACGCGCGGGGGAGTATGCGACCGCGCTCGAGATGCTCCGCGGGCTGCGCACATTCGCCGACGTGTCCTACGTGAAGGTGGCGACGATGACGACCGCGGCCGTGCTCCGTCGTCACGCCGGTCACCACGAGGCGGCGCATGAACTCTGCGAGACCGTGCTCGCGGTCGCCTCGGCGGAGAACATCCGCCTGCCGTTCGGTCCGCGAGAGATCGCGGTGCGCAAGCTTCTGCACGAGCACGTGCATTTCGGGACGCAGTTCGAGGACTTCATCGGGAGCTGTCTCGCGGTAGAGGTTTCCGGCTCGCTCGTCGATTCGCTGTCGGAGCGGGAACACGACGTGTATCAGCAGTTGCAGACCGCCCGGACCCTGCCCGAGATCGCGAAGGTGCTCCAACTGTCGATCAACACCGTGAAGACGCACCAGCGGTCGATCTACCGCAAGCTCGGAGTCTCGTCACGACGGGATGCGGTGCAGACGACCGTGTGA
- a CDS encoding SHOCT domain-containing protein: MSIWDSFWSIIWWFFWAFVFISYLMVLFNIVADLFRDHALNGWLKAIWIIFLVFVPFLTALVYLIARGRGMGERSAAAYRDQQHAADSYIRSVASSSPSDEIDKASKLLAAGTITNEEFASIKSRALS; this comes from the coding sequence GTGTCGATATGGGACAGCTTCTGGTCCATCATCTGGTGGTTCTTCTGGGCGTTCGTGTTCATCTCGTACCTCATGGTGCTCTTCAACATCGTCGCGGATCTGTTCCGCGACCACGCCCTCAACGGCTGGCTGAAAGCGATCTGGATCATCTTCCTGGTCTTCGTACCGTTCCTGACGGCCCTCGTCTACCTGATCGCCCGCGGTCGGGGAATGGGTGAGAGGAGCGCCGCCGCGTATCGCGACCAGCAGCACGCGGCGGATTCCTACATCCGCAGCGTCGCATCGAGCAGTCCGAGCGATGAGATCGACAAGGCGTCGAAGCTCCTGGCAGCCGGGACGATCACGAACGAGGAGTTCGCGTCGATCAAGTCCCGGGCTCTGAGCTGA
- a CDS encoding DHA2 family efflux MFS transporter permease subunit, with the protein MDRYLRLRWVGLVFISIAVSLIIVDSTIVNVAIPAIVDDLGITSTEVQWVQEAYTLVFAALLLVFGSLADRFGRRRVMVTGVIVFAAASVLAALAADGGLLILARLLQGVGGAMILPTTLSIINATFRGRERGIAFAVWGSTIGGMAAVGPLLGGWLTTDFSWRWAFGINIPLGILVVIGVLLTVAESRSDRTDRIDGVGALLSIVTMGSLVFGLIEGRTYGWWLVDQRPQIGDWTWPWDLSPIPIAFALAIAGLIAFIAWGVGRQRRGKSTLLALRLFSIRSFRNGNIAAGVVALGEFGIILALPLWLQFVLGFDALQTGLLLLALAGGSFVASGAAGATSGRIAPVWIVRAGLIAEIIGVAGIGFLIAPEASWVPIIPFLFIYGLGVGLATAQLTGVVLADVPVADSGAASGTQSTSRQLGAALGVAILGTVLFTSTAGILSSSLDERGLPAAQRDQVVSAVVDSAGAAISGLEAKPDTADIAADAKAAFSDGTRYAAWTAAGFLALGLLSTISLGATAGRARASDDEASGEDEEAETAGEDAR; encoded by the coding sequence ATGGATCGCTATCTTCGGTTGCGGTGGGTGGGGCTGGTCTTCATCAGCATCGCGGTCTCCCTGATCATCGTCGACTCGACCATCGTCAACGTCGCGATACCCGCCATCGTGGATGACCTGGGCATCACGTCGACCGAGGTGCAATGGGTTCAAGAGGCGTACACGCTCGTGTTCGCCGCGCTGCTGCTGGTCTTCGGCAGCCTCGCCGACCGGTTCGGGCGTCGTCGAGTGATGGTCACGGGCGTCATCGTCTTCGCGGCGGCGTCGGTGCTCGCCGCCCTCGCGGCGGACGGAGGCCTGCTCATCCTCGCTCGCCTGCTGCAGGGCGTCGGCGGAGCGATGATCCTCCCGACCACCCTCTCGATCATCAACGCGACGTTCCGTGGACGGGAGCGAGGGATCGCCTTCGCCGTCTGGGGATCGACGATCGGCGGCATGGCCGCGGTGGGCCCGCTGCTCGGCGGGTGGCTGACCACCGACTTCTCGTGGCGGTGGGCATTCGGCATCAACATCCCACTCGGCATCCTCGTCGTGATCGGCGTGCTCCTGACCGTCGCCGAGTCCCGCAGCGACCGCACCGACAGAATCGATGGAGTCGGTGCGCTGCTCTCGATCGTGACCATGGGAAGCCTGGTGTTCGGGCTCATCGAGGGACGCACCTACGGATGGTGGCTCGTCGACCAGCGACCGCAGATCGGCGACTGGACTTGGCCGTGGGATCTGTCGCCCATCCCCATCGCCTTCGCCCTGGCGATCGCCGGGCTCATCGCCTTCATCGCCTGGGGCGTGGGGCGCCAACGCCGGGGGAAGTCGACATTGCTCGCGCTGCGGCTCTTCTCGATCCGCTCGTTCCGCAACGGCAACATCGCGGCCGGCGTCGTCGCGCTGGGGGAGTTCGGCATCATCCTCGCGCTGCCCCTCTGGCTCCAGTTCGTGCTCGGCTTCGACGCCCTGCAGACCGGACTGCTGCTGCTCGCCCTCGCCGGGGGATCCTTCGTCGCCAGCGGCGCCGCCGGCGCGACCAGCGGCAGGATCGCGCCGGTGTGGATCGTCCGCGCCGGCCTCATCGCCGAGATCATCGGTGTCGCCGGGATCGGCTTCCTGATCGCGCCCGAAGCGTCGTGGGTTCCGATCATCCCGTTCCTGTTCATCTACGGCCTCGGCGTGGGGCTCGCCACCGCGCAGCTCACCGGCGTCGTGCTGGCCGACGTCCCCGTCGCCGACAGCGGCGCCGCATCCGGCACCCAGTCGACTTCGCGCCAGCTCGGAGCAGCGCTCGGTGTCGCCATCCTCGGCACGGTGCTCTTCACGAGTACCGCTGGGATCCTGTCCTCCTCGCTCGACGAGCGCGGACTTCCCGCCGCTCAGCGAGATCAGGTCGTCTCCGCTGTGGTCGACAGCGCCGGAGCGGCGATCTCGGGGCTGGAAGCCAAACCGGACACGGCCGATATCGCCGCCGATGCGAAGGCCGCCTTCTCGGACGGCACCCGCTACGCCGCCTGGACGGCCGCGGGCTTCCTGGCGCTGGGCCTGCTCTCGACGATCTCTCTCGGCGCGACCGCCGGACGGGCGCGCGCGTCAGACGATGAGGCGAGCGGGGAGGACGAAGAGGCCGAGACGGCGGGTGAAGACGCGCGGTGA
- a CDS encoding HAD family hydrolase codes for MSEHLQSWREGAARTAIVGFVESVTTGHDAVPSEQRIAVFDNDGTLWTEKPMPTQLHYIVEQWAAAARADPALAAQQPYKAAVDRDFAWLGGAIDKHYAGDDSDLHTLIGALVRTTVNLSVDDYQAAVEAFYRDARHLTLARAYPTVVYQPMVELLRYLEANGFTCYIVSGGDRDFMRPMTVDAYGIPPERVIGSAVGLHYDTTTNDVRYGEHFDFFDDGPEKPLRIWTRIGRRPLLAAGNSNGDIPMLRYVQKHPRSLSLVVHHDDDTGRGDAPYDKGAETVLGEAGTSGFTRVSVKDDWASVFAP; via the coding sequence ATGAGTGAGCACTTGCAGTCATGGCGTGAGGGCGCCGCCCGCACGGCGATCGTCGGCTTCGTGGAATCGGTCACCACCGGTCACGACGCCGTGCCGAGCGAGCAACGCATCGCGGTGTTCGACAACGACGGCACGCTGTGGACGGAGAAGCCGATGCCCACGCAGCTGCACTACATCGTCGAACAGTGGGCGGCGGCCGCGCGTGCGGATCCGGCCCTGGCCGCGCAGCAGCCGTACAAGGCAGCAGTGGACCGCGACTTCGCCTGGCTGGGAGGAGCGATCGACAAGCACTACGCCGGTGATGACTCCGACCTCCACACCCTCATCGGCGCGCTCGTGCGCACGACCGTGAACCTCAGCGTCGACGACTACCAGGCAGCCGTCGAGGCGTTCTACCGGGACGCGAGGCATCTGACGCTCGCACGGGCCTATCCCACAGTCGTCTACCAGCCGATGGTGGAGCTGCTCCGCTATCTCGAGGCGAACGGCTTCACCTGCTACATCGTGTCGGGCGGCGATCGAGACTTCATGCGACCGATGACGGTCGACGCCTACGGCATCCCCCCGGAGCGCGTGATCGGCTCAGCAGTCGGACTTCACTACGACACCACGACGAACGACGTGCGCTATGGCGAGCACTTCGACTTCTTCGACGACGGTCCCGAGAAGCCGCTCCGGATCTGGACGAGGATCGGACGGCGTCCGCTCCTGGCGGCAGGCAATTCCAACGGCGACATCCCGATGCTCCGTTACGTGCAGAAGCACCCGCGGTCGCTCAGTCTCGTCGTGCACCACGACGACGACACCGGCCGCGGCGACGCCCCCTACGACAAAGGCGCGGAGACGGTGCTGGGCGAGGCCGGGACGTCAGGATTCACGCGGGTGAGCGTGAAGGACGATTGGGCATCGGTCTTCGCGCCGTGA